The genomic DNA TGAAGGAGAAACGTCAGCACataacacattttatttctatcCTGTGAACAGCACTGCAATTCCAGGAACTTAAATTACACTGAACGGTCGCTCGTATTTACCCTCTTGGATACGCTTCTCTTTATGATCCTGTGGAAGAAAGAGAACATTCATCATTATCCTATTAGAGAAGAAATTTCAATAAGCCTGGGACAGGAGAAAAGCAGTTCAAATATTTCAGCAGGTACTAAAGGAAGATGCCACCACATATGATCTTctgggtctcttccaaccgaaatgattctgcaGGCAAACTCTGGTAGCAGCTTTTgtggttaaaaaacaaaaaagaacaaggcATTTTAGCTTCATCTACCAGAGAGGGAAGACACGCTCAGACTGACCTCTCTGCACATCTATCCACTCTGGCAAGCCAGCAGAGACCAATTACTGTGATGTATTTTTCACCAAACTAGTTGTGTCACAGTTAATTTATACTTGTAGTTTCTATCTCGTGCTTCTGGCTGAATAATCCAGTTTAGAGATCTAATTATGGAGAAACTTCTTAATAACTTGGCTAAATGTGCCTGTGTTCACTTTCAGCCTATTTGTATCTCACTCTGGAGCCAGGTACCTTTCTGACAGGTGGTGTTACAGTACAAGGACACTGCAGATATTGCCTAGATTCCTTCTGCCGGATAAAGCCAGACGACTTGGTCAAAACTTGGCaatttctctcttgttttcccAGACATACAACAAacacttttcagagaaaaaaaaagagtataacACCTGTTGTGCTTTATATACTAccagaaaaccaagaaaattcCCAAACATCAGTAAAGGAACtagaataaaggaaaacaaactgttCTGGAGACTACATTAAAGATTTCGCCTTAAATATTCCCAGGCGAGTATGTCCAGATTTCACCTTCACAGGTATATTTTCAAGTACTCACATACTAGGCCACCCTTAGCAGGTAAGCCCAAGTGTGGCTTCacatacaaaaccaaaccaacatgACAATAGTGCAGAAATGCTGAAGTCTCAAAAACATTCACATCAACATACTTGGCATGTATCCTAAACCCTGTATTTTCGATTCATCCTAGTAAACAGCATCCCCTACAAATATTCTATTAATTGTAATTGATGTTTGTGCTCCCCGGTTTGTGACTTGATCTAAAAATGCTACTTTTGTGcaaaagagggaaataaaagtgTTCTACAATAGCCACAAATTCACTAGTAAAAACAGCCACTATCTGCCAGTCACCTAACATTTTTTATGTACGTATATAGCTGAGTATTTTCAGAATGATCTACCATTGCTCAGATTCTGATACCCACGTTTCAGGAGTTGGAACAGAAGCATGATAAACCTTCCAAAATCTTAAAAATTCAGCTGAGATCAGGCACTCTAATCCACACAAGTACTCCTCCCTGTTTGCTTCATGAGATTAATGGTCAAGCAATTCACAGAGACCTTGCTACGTCTGCCATCCATACGGTCcctacttatttattttagaaagcacGGTTACTGCATGtcaacagctgaaaataaagagTTTCTTATTATTAACTTACACTGTCAGTGCTACAGAGAGCATTGTTATGACAAAACATCCTAACCAGGGAAATTGTGATTGGCCTTACCCAAGGGTACCACACAGGGCTCTCAGCACAACAGGACTTTGCAAACAGTTATGAGGCTTTGAGAGAGCAGGCTCAGCATTAGCATCATTACCTAAACAGTATTAATCATTCTCAAGTGTAAGAGAAACCCACCAATAAGCCTCTGGGCAGACCTACATTTTACAATTCGGTGTTCACTGATGTGTTGCCCACAGACTCACCCTGTGCACTTTAAAGACAGTGGCCCAGAAAAGGAGAGGGCCCAAGGCAAAAAGAGCCCCTAGGAAGGACGTCTTGGGTGTCGGGCGGAAAGTAGGGTACACATTCTGCGTCCTCGCGTAGGCCCAGCGGACCAAGGCGGGATCTTCCTGGGTGGGAAGGAAAACCACAGTAAGGCCCCGGGGGCGCTGCGACACCCCCCGACCCTgcgcgggggccggggccgggaaAGGCCGCGGCTGCCGCCCGGCACAGGCCGGGACGGGCCACAAGGTCACGGGGAGGGCAGCGCAGCGCCCCGCCCGCACGGGCGCAGGCCCGGGCCCCGCTCCGCGACGCCGGGCGGTGCGGACCAGGCCCCGCGaccctccccccgccccactCACGATGATGGCGGGCGGgttggggctgttgagctgcagCTGGTACTGCCGCTTCAGGCGGGCGCGGATGGCCAAGCGCTCGGCCTCCGCGCGGCGCTTCTCCGGCGACGCGTCGTAGGTGTCCGGGTCGAGCTCGGCCGGCAGCGAGACAAAGCGGTTGGGCCGGTACGCCTCGGCGGCGgtggggggcggccccggcgccaTCTTGTGCGCTCCGCTGAGAACGCAGGCGCCGGGAGGCGGGGCCGGGCTCGCGCCGCCGGGGgagccccgcccccgcggggcGCGCGTCGCAGCTGCGCCCCCTGCCGGCCCGCGCGGGCTCCACAGAATCACCGAGTCACCGAATGTTcgggattggaagggacctcaaaaggtcacctagtccaatccccctgccagagcaggaacacccagatgaggttacacaggaaggcgtccaggcgggtgttgaatgtctccagagaaggagactccacaacccccctgggcagcctgttccagtgttccgtcaccctcactgagaagaagtttcttctcatacttaagtggaacctcctgtgttccagtttgcacccattaccccttgtcctgtcactggttgtcaccgagaagagcctggctccatcctcctgacactcacgctttacatatttataaacattaatgaggtcacccttcagtctcctcttctccaagctaaagagccccagctccctcagcctttcctcataagggagatgctccactcccttcatcatctttgctgccctgcgctggactctctccagcagttccctgtccttcttgaactgaggggcccagaactggacacaatattccagatgcggtctcaccagggcagagtaaaggggaaggagaacctctctcgacccactaaccaccccccttctaatccaccccaggatgccattggccttcctggccacaagggcccgGTGCTGGCTCACCGTGCTCACGGGtgctgcggggctggcgggAGCGGTGTCCCCCCCGCCTCGCCCCCCGGGCTGGCTCAGAGGGTGCTCAGGTTGGCCGAGGGGGTGGTCACGTCAAGGGAAATTTGGTCCCTTGTTGTTGACAGCAGTCCCTGCAAGTTAAATAGGGCATGGAATCAtggaatcgttttggttggaagagaccttcaaggtcatttagtccaaccataacctaactcaggcactaaaccatgtccctaagaacctcatctacacatcttttaatcaccgccagggatggtggctccatcacttccctgggcagactgttccaacACTTGACAACATTTtcggtgaagaaatttttcctcatatctcagctaaacctcccctggtgcaacttgaggccatttcctctcgtcccaTCTCATCCTAATGGTCTGTCCCCTTCCCCAAGTTAAAAGAAAGCGActgctgggatggagctgggctgCCAGGGATGTTGTGCTGCCAAATTTGTTGTGTGCCCAAAGGGGATAATGAGGTGGCCCTGTGCTCTCTTTCCAGCCCTAGGCTATGCACATTTAACCAAAATATCCTGTGTTAAATAAGTGATGTATCGCAGGCGGGCTGGAAGTTGCAAAGTCCTGCTGTCTTTGACTTTCTGCTTCCAATCGTCTCTTTGATTTTTTAACCAAGGCTGGGCTGCTTAGATAAGCCACCAGATAACCTTCAGGATTGTCATGTAGTGACTCACTGCCCTGATAAACTTTATCAAATCACCCTCTGCTGATTAAtatgaggcaaagaaagcaaatgctgGCCTGAAGGTTATGACTTCAGGAAGTTTCTGTCTTGTCTTTATGAAGAGCTTTGTTCTCCAGAGAtgtaaaaaatatatgcaagttgtttttctggaaacaaACTTGCCAGTAAACAAGTTTTctgcattctttttcttctttgggtATACAAAGCAATGACAGCAGTTATGCTGATTGGAACCAAGTAAGTTAAGGGCTGTGTATGTATAGTTATGGCCTCATTTACACTGGGGTAACCTACAGACTCAGATAATGGTGGGTGAGGGAATTACAGTTTGCTCCtaagcacacacaaaataataCTGCTGACTTTATTTAAGATGCTCTGCTTTGGCACCACAATCATAGAGCAGAAGCTCTGCCTCGCGTCTTATGATTTCACTCTTCTTTTACCTAAGCACTTGGAAAATGATCTCCTTTTGGCCTGAGCAGCGAATTAGGAGTTGGGGGTTCACTATTTGATTCCAGCAGGACAAAataccacagaatcacagaatgttagggattggaagggacctcgaaagatcatctagtccaatccccctgccggagcaagaacacctaggtgaggttacacaggaaggcgtccaggcgggttttgaatgtctccagagaaggagaatccacaacctccctgggcagcctgttccagtgttccatcaccctcactgagaagaagtttcttctcaaatttaagtggaacctcttgtgttccagcttgaacccattaccccttgtcttactgttggttgtcaccgagaagagcctggctccatcctcctgacacccaccctttatatatttataaacattgataaggtcacccctcagtctcctcttctccaagctaaagagacccagcgccctcagcctttcctcataagggagatgctccactcccttaatcatcctTAATCATACCAGTTGGATATCCCTGCAGTTTCTACACCTTGAGCacaccagcacagcaggaggCACTTTTCCCTCTCTCAAGTACAAGCCAGCAACCCTCTCAGAAACTCTCTGCCAGTGTTTCTTCAGGTTTTCCACCCTCATTTTCTGCACAAACGCACAGCTGCAAGTCCAGGTGAAAACTTCAGCTGCATCATTTGCATTCAGCTCCCAAGGAAGTACCTCTTACATGCCctgttgctttcctttccaGGGCTTTTATCTTGGGACGGTGTCTCTCCTGTTGCATGGAACAATTTAGTCCCTTTACTTCCCCATCTCATGATTCTGAGATGCAGTGAGCTCTGTGcctctccagctcctctctctctctccataaCAGGTGTGTGGAGAGCTGCGTTAGCAGCACGCTACCCacaccagcagcactgccatgtGGCACCCCGGTGGTACTTTTACCTCTGAGGCTTCCCAAGCACTTAGCAGCCTGTGTTTCCCTGCCCCTGTGTGGCCTGCTTCTTTGAAAGCtgttcctccctgctctctctctTATTTCTTAATAAGTGACACGCGCAGCCTCGAAACAGAGGGTGCATGTTGGATTAGCATACTGTCACGGGATAGCTGCTTGGTGGAAAATAGTGtatgtttttcccctctttgctGCATCACCGAGTGGAACAGAAGACTCCCGATCCTGTGGATCTCCCAAAAGGACTTTGAAACAATCAGATGCTTCTCCCCAATCTGCTGGCTCCTGAGGGCTGTCTGTAATGGTGTGGGACATTTCCTGTGGGCAGGAAGAAGCAAAGATGGTCTTGTGGTGAAGGCACTTGGCAAAGGCAGTGGGTTCAGCTCCCAGTCCTGTTGCAGACCCTTTGTGATCTTATCTGTGCAGGTCAGAGCTGtgccttctccctctccctgcagctcacaGCTGTGAGTCTGCATGCTTGGCATGCAAACAGTGCTGAAAGTAATTCTactgggagaaaaacagaaggtgCAAAGCTACGTTTCCATTAACAACATAATGTACTGTATTAGAAAATCGAGCAACCAGCCACTGTGCTGAAAACACCTTTGCATTTCATCTCTAATCACTAACTCATTCTCCATCCCAAAGGATCGAGTTCCCTACAGGGAGTCTTTTCTGAGAAATGTCACTGGTTTCATGGGGTAGGATCAGAACTAAATCCCTTCCAGAGATGCGTATTCTCTGACACTCAAGCTTGTGCATTGCAATTTGTTGTTTTCACTCCTCCAGAGGTgattttgtgcattttcttcatttcgTAACAGCCATGTCCCTAACTTTAAAACACCATCCTTCAGCAAAAGCCCAAGACACCACTAGTACATGTCTGAACCTTGTATAAAACAATGCAGGACAAAGACAGAAATACTGCAGTCAAAGCACTTGACAGAAATAAGTGAtcgtttttttggttttgtttggtttgttttggtttgtttggtttttttgctttgttttttttctttcctgctgacAGGAACTGCTGCTTGCAGTGAGAAATGCTGCAGTGACAAACTGGACTCCTGTGCAGACCTCCTGCATCATCTGCTCCTTCTGAGCCACCTATGGCAGACTCCAAACATAGCCTGACTGCTCACTGCAAATCatctttgaaacaaaatattttgtgagaaTGAACAAGACCCTTCTTGTCCCTATTTTTTCCAGCCAGGTCATAAAGCTCGTTTCACTCTTCTCCTGACTGCTAGTGTTCTCCTAAGGCAAGCAGCTAGAATAAAAACCAGGCACTTGTGAGAGTGGGGCCACTCTCAGTTGGGCAACACAGGCTTGGACTACAATATGCTGGGCATAAAACCACATCTTTGTGGGCTCAAATGCAAGACTTAAAAGGTAAGATCCCAAGTGATTTTCTACTTTTTGATCAAGGGTGATGATTATTGAATGTTTGAGGTTGGCAGTATCGAATCAAATTGACAATTCTCATATGAAAATACCTTTCAAGTTTATgtcacctgttttctttgtgatcAGCAGTAACCAAAATGGAGAGAATCAGCCAAGAAAATTAACACTTCTCCAGAACTCAGTGGTGGGTTGACATCTACCGGCTGCCAGATGCCCACCCAGCCACTCTCTCACTCTAACTTCACAACAGGACTGGGGGAGAAAATGAGATCGAAAAGTTTGTAGGTTGAGATAAATACAAttattaagaaaagcaaaagctttgcaCAGAAGCAAACCAAAAAGAGGAATTTATTCACTATGTCCCATTGGCAGGCAGATGTCCAGCCACGTCCTGGGAAACAGGGCCTCTGTACGCATAGCAGttgcttgggaagacaaaaaacATAACCGCAAATGTACCCCCACCCCCTACCCTTCcctcagcttttattgctgagcatgacaccATAAGGTATGagatatccctttggtcagtttgggtcagctgtcccagctatGTCCCCTCCCAAATGCTTGCCCATGTCCAGCCTACAGACCTTTGAGGTTGGTGGTGCGACGTTGGAGAGAAAGgcttgatgctgtgcaagcgctgctcagcaatagccaaaacactggtgtgttacCAGTGCTATTTTAGCCATGGGTGCAAGGCACAGGACcacacaggctgctgtgaagaaagttaactccatcccaTGCAGACCCAGTACAAGGCCATCTTGAAAAGTCCTGCATACACCTTCATTTCTGAGAGCATTCTCCTCCAAACCAGAAGTCTGAAATCAGACACCTTTCTAAGTCAGACTCTTTGGTTGAAACTGCAGATAACTTCCAGCTTGAGTTTAAAGTAACCCAAGATATTGACCATCGGTTTCGACCTGTATGATTTTGTTGCCGGCTTTTCAGTCATGCTCCAAAATATACACGGACTGAATTTGTTTGACTGTAGGCACAAAGTCACATCTTTTCAGAGTGGCCAGCCTAAGTGACTCTGTGCTTTAAGtgcatgaaaggaaaacaaacctaAATCACAGACCTGTCTACCTATTTCCAAGGTGATCGTGCACGACGCTTTCAGAAGAGATAGGTTAAACATTCTGTCATCTCGAAAAATAGTTGTGTCTGTCAAACTTGTGCTGAGCGCTTGCGGTTACCCTGTTTGCATTGGTTGCTGGGTTGGGTCAACATGTtgctgggctctgtttggaATTCTCGCTGAACTTTTGCAAGGAAAGCGatctggaaaacaggacaggagCTGACAAGACCACTCGTATCACAAGAAAGTTCCTGAACAGGCATCCCGTACTTCTAATTCTCTCCTGTTATGGGCAAGAAGGGTCTTTTGGCTCCTGTTTCTATTCCATACAAATGAATGAACACTGATGTGTGTGCTGCTGACCTTCTTGTGAGGGAAATTGGTTTCAGAATACATCCATGCTAAAAAGCATAGCAGATACAGAAGAGGAGCAGTGTAAAACGTATTAGGACACAGCAGAGTTTTTCTAGGCTCAGGACAAGTGTGTCTAGTTGCAGGATATAGCTATGCTAATAAATTCTCCAGATAAATGTAATTCATTCTGCATTAAGAACTGAAGTCCCCAGTATCTTTATCTTGCAGTTGTGTGAAGGAAAACTGGCATGCAAAGGAAGGAGTTAACATAGTTAGGGGAATTATGAATAGTTCAACTGTTATTACAGCCAACAGGCCACCCATAAATGTGTATCAAATGTTGAGCTCAGCAGGAGTGAGTTACAAAACTAGGACACTTAATGAGTCATAAAGTGCCAGGAATAATGAGAAATGACATTAAACAAGCCATTTTTGCCTCTCCTGGGCTTGTCCAGAGATGGCGACAAGAAGCCCTCTcttgtttcagcttttcctgctgaaataaaattttttacTCACACTGAATTATGGTTGTGGCTGAGCTGCCCGAGCTGGGGAGCTGGTGCCACCTGGGAGGCTCTGGTGGGAGAAAGAGAAGCTGGCAGTGAATATATCTTCTCCACTCCTTTGCAGGGTATTGATTGTAGCATTTCGTAACATAATTTTCTTAGCTCTCCCTCTGTTCCCAGCTCCTTGCAGGCGAGGCTATTAATAGTCATGTACCATTGAGTGGGAGAGGATAAAAAGGTCTTAGAATAAAGGTCTTAGAATAAAGTACCGTGGCAATTAAAAAGCTGAATGTCCAAGGATAAGTCCTGTTATTGGTTAAGGGTAAGAAGTGCTTGGCCAGCCAAGGGGTAACAT from Caloenas nicobarica isolate bCalNic1 chromosome 1, bCalNic1.hap1, whole genome shotgun sequence includes the following:
- the NDUFB4 gene encoding NADH dehydrogenase [ubiquinone] 1 beta subcomplex subunit 4, whose translation is MAPGPPPTAAEAYRPNRFVSLPAELDPDTYDASPEKRRAEAERLAIRARLKRQYQLQLNSPNPPAIIEDPALVRWAYARTQNVYPTFRPTPKTSFLGALFALGPLLFWATVFKVHRDHKEKRIQEGKYERPFSVI